One Ignavibacterium sp. DNA segment encodes these proteins:
- the secF gene encoding protein translocase subunit SecF, whose product MRVFHNLNVDFLSKRRFFYMVSLALFLIGLVNIIFRGLSFGIDFKGGAEIVLQFDKQINISQIRTNVENIGLGNVEVRTFGGETGVLIRTEMQDIPADVYPKVVNNIEEDIKQIVPGVAFNVVEKTNNSVTYSFPTPDTTNLVVNQLASFGFQTSKVSEELNNTQMNVRVAISDWIKINLKDKFKDNEFIVLKEDKVGPKVGEELKRDAVIAVLLSLLVILIYLGFRFKLVFAVAAVAALFHDVLITLGLYAALYGVIPGLNLDIDLSIVAAFLTLVGYSINDTVIVFDRVRENLKLHKTQSIYEVMNKSINQTMSRTIITSFTTLLAVFVLLLLGGDVLRAFAFTLLFGIVIGTYSSIFVACSFVFEYSEKSKKKVQFS is encoded by the coding sequence ATGCGAGTTTTTCATAATTTAAATGTAGATTTTTTAAGTAAGAGAAGATTTTTCTATATGGTCTCTCTTGCTTTGTTCTTAATCGGATTAGTTAATATAATTTTCCGCGGGTTAAGCTTCGGTATTGATTTTAAGGGCGGTGCAGAAATTGTTCTGCAGTTTGATAAACAAATCAATATTTCACAGATAAGAACTAATGTTGAAAATATCGGACTTGGCAATGTTGAGGTAAGGACTTTTGGCGGAGAAACCGGTGTATTAATCAGGACTGAAATGCAGGATATACCTGCTGATGTTTATCCTAAAGTAGTAAACAATATTGAAGAAGATATTAAACAGATAGTACCTGGTGTTGCTTTTAATGTTGTAGAAAAAACTAATAATTCTGTCACCTATTCATTCCCAACCCCCGATACAACAAACCTCGTTGTTAATCAGTTAGCTTCGTTTGGATTCCAGACAAGTAAAGTGTCTGAGGAACTGAACAATACACAGATGAATGTAAGAGTTGCTATTTCAGATTGGATTAAAATAAACTTAAAAGATAAGTTTAAAGACAATGAGTTTATTGTACTTAAAGAGGATAAAGTAGGACCAAAAGTTGGTGAAGAACTAAAACGCGATGCTGTAATAGCAGTTTTATTATCGTTATTAGTAATACTTATTTATCTCGGATTCAGATTTAAACTTGTATTTGCAGTTGCAGCAGTTGCTGCTTTGTTTCACGATGTGTTAATCACATTGGGTTTATATGCAGCTTTATACGGGGTAATCCCGGGGTTAAATCTTGATATAGATCTTTCGATAGTTGCAGCATTTTTAACTCTTGTTGGTTATTCAATTAACGATACTGTTATTGTATTTGACCGTGTAAGAGAGAACCTGAAACTCCATAAAACACAGTCAATATACGAAGTGATGAATAAGAGTATTAATCAAACTATGAGCAGAACAATAATTACATCTTTCACAACTCTGCTTGCAGTATTTGTTTTATTATTGCTTGGCGGAGATGTATTAAGAGCTTTTGCATTTACACTTCTGTTTGGTATTGTTATCGGTACGTATTCATCCATATTTGTAGCTTGTTCATTCGTTTTTGAATATTCTGAAAAATCAAAAAAGAAAGTTCAGTTTTCATAA
- the secD gene encoding protein translocase subunit SecD: MKEFRFKIILVLAAVLLSIYLLYPTYQDYQNTKFLTTALETKRNELKKQYPDLPKDKIEQIVTLTEDSIKVADPSILDARKKRIKLGLDLQGGMRVVLEVNTAKLLEKIANNPDDVFKTVIADAQKEAAVTDESVVNIIGREFQKRNIRLSRYYGTIRQEDSEILDELKQSSEDAVNRAMEIIRNRVDQYGVSEPSISRQGSRRIIVELPGVAKEEEAKQLLQGTALLEFRLVKDAELTFPIMQRIDDVLAKRTKSGVKDSIGNDIASTENLEKSDTTAANDTTKQLSEEEFKQQHPFFSAAVLNPQSPFADAYVSQEDKNKVEYWLTLPEVQKVIPDNVEFVFSAKPINTQDAKKIFVLYLVNKTPELTGGVITDAQANLDPNTSSPIVNMEMNSEGATEWARITGANVGKRLAIMLDGVVFTAPNIKGKIPGGRSQIEGSANLDEAKLLEIVLKAGALPAPVDVIEQRIVGPSLGQDSVSSGFNSALFGYLLVGLFMILYYRQAGTIASLALVLVLLFILGVLAGFNATLTLPGIAGIVLTIGMAVDANVLIFERIREEMATGKTMRASVDSGFSRAYSAIIDSNITTFFTGVILYQFGTGPVQGFALTLMIGIATSLFGALVITKLMMDYLVAKGAKISIG; this comes from the coding sequence ATGAAAGAATTCAGATTTAAAATCATTTTAGTCCTGGCAGCGGTTTTATTAAGTATTTACCTGCTTTACCCGACTTATCAGGATTATCAGAACACGAAATTTTTAACTACTGCTCTTGAAACCAAAAGAAATGAGTTAAAAAAGCAATATCCTGATTTACCAAAAGATAAAATCGAGCAGATTGTAACTCTTACAGAGGACAGTATTAAAGTAGCTGATCCTTCAATACTTGATGCCAGAAAAAAGAGAATTAAACTTGGTTTGGACCTTCAAGGCGGTATGAGGGTTGTACTGGAGGTTAACACTGCAAAATTATTAGAAAAGATTGCAAACAATCCTGATGATGTTTTCAAGACAGTAATTGCAGATGCTCAGAAAGAAGCTGCAGTTACTGATGAATCAGTTGTTAATATTATTGGTAGAGAATTCCAGAAAAGAAATATAAGATTAAGCAGGTACTATGGTACAATCAGACAAGAGGATAGCGAAATTCTTGATGAGTTAAAGCAATCTTCTGAAGATGCAGTAAACCGTGCAATGGAGATCATCAGAAACAGAGTTGATCAATACGGTGTTTCTGAACCTTCAATTTCAAGACAAGGTAGCAGAAGAATTATTGTTGAACTGCCGGGAGTTGCAAAAGAAGAAGAAGCCAAGCAATTATTACAGGGCACAGCATTGTTAGAGTTCAGATTGGTTAAGGATGCTGAATTAACCTTTCCTATTATGCAGCGTATTGATGATGTACTAGCTAAAAGAACAAAATCCGGTGTAAAAGATTCGATTGGTAATGATATTGCTTCAACAGAGAATTTAGAAAAATCTGATACAACTGCTGCTAACGATACAACAAAGCAATTATCCGAAGAAGAATTTAAGCAACAGCATCCATTCTTTTCGGCTGCAGTACTAAATCCGCAAAGTCCTTTTGCTGATGCTTATGTAAGTCAGGAAGATAAAAATAAAGTAGAGTATTGGTTAACATTACCCGAAGTCCAAAAAGTTATTCCTGATAATGTTGAGTTTGTATTTTCAGCAAAACCTATTAACACACAGGATGCAAAAAAGATTTTTGTACTTTACCTGGTAAATAAAACTCCTGAGTTGACCGGCGGTGTTATAACAGACGCACAAGCTAATCTTGATCCAAATACTTCTTCACCAATTGTAAATATGGAAATGAATTCAGAAGGTGCAACTGAATGGGCAAGAATTACAGGTGCAAATGTAGGAAAACGATTAGCTATTATGCTTGATGGGGTAGTTTTTACAGCTCCGAATATAAAGGGTAAAATTCCGGGCGGCAGATCACAAATTGAAGGCTCTGCAAATCTTGATGAAGCAAAACTTTTAGAGATTGTTCTAAAAGCAGGTGCACTTCCGGCACCGGTTGATGTTATCGAACAAAGGATTGTTGGACCTTCACTCGGACAGGATTCTGTTTCAAGCGGGTTTAACTCTGCGCTGTTTGGCTACCTACTTGTGGGTTTATTTATGATATTGTATTACAGACAAGCCGGAACAATAGCTTCGCTTGCACTTGTTCTTGTGTTACTTTTTATCTTAGGAGTATTAGCCGGATTCAATGCTACTCTTACATTACCAGGTATTGCCGGTATTGTGTTAACAATTGGTATGGCTGTGGATGCCAACGTTCTTATCTTTGAAAGAATTAGAGAAGAAATGGCAACAGGTAAAACAATGAGAGCATCTGTTGATAGCGGTTTCTCCAGAGCATATTCTGCAATCATAGACTCCAATATTACAACATTCTTTACAGGAGTTATTTTATATCAGTTCGGTACCGGTCCTGTTCAGGGTTTTGCATTAACACTTATGATTGGTATTGCTACTTCGTTATTTGGTGCATTAGTTATAACAAAACTTATGATGGACTACCTTGTTGCAAAGGGAGCCAAAATCAGTATCGGTTAA
- a CDS encoding NAD(P)(+) transhydrogenase (Re/Si-specific) subunit beta has product MKIAIEIIYLISSILFIFGIKFLGSPKTARKGNLFAAIGMFLAIAATLFDQQVLTFQWIIIGSIIGSLVGIILAVKTPMTGMPQMVGMLNGFGGGASTLVALSEYFKKNPNYPVDQGLVFNLPIDQGIAIILSLLIGGVTFTGSMIAFGKLQGIVTGKVVRYPLQHPLNALLALFVLGAGAYVVINPSMMSIVILITVVSLVLGVLLVLPIGGADMPVAISLLNSYSGLAGSTTGFVLANNELIIAGALVGASGIILTNIMCKAMNRSLMNVVLGGWANAGAAAASSTTSPKGDVKSIDAEELAMLLDSVSSVIIVPGYGMAVGQAQHAVRDLVNLLEKKGVKVRFAIHPVAGRMPGHMNVLLAEAQIPYDKLLAMEDINDDFPNTDVVIVIGANDVVNPAARHDKNSPIYGMPILNVDYAKTVIINKRSMNVGYAGIENELFFYPNALMYFGDSKEAISKLVNEIKNL; this is encoded by the coding sequence ATGAAAATAGCCATAGAAATAATTTATCTTATCTCCTCAATTCTTTTCATTTTTGGTATCAAGTTTTTAGGGTCTCCTAAAACTGCAAGAAAAGGAAATCTTTTTGCCGCTATCGGAATGTTCCTTGCAATTGCAGCAACTTTATTTGATCAGCAGGTTCTCACTTTCCAATGGATAATTATAGGTTCAATAATTGGTTCACTGGTAGGAATTATTTTAGCAGTTAAAACTCCAATGACCGGTATGCCTCAAATGGTTGGAATGTTAAATGGATTTGGCGGAGGTGCTTCAACATTAGTTGCTCTTTCGGAATATTTTAAGAAAAACCCAAATTATCCGGTTGATCAGGGTTTGGTTTTTAATCTTCCTATTGATCAGGGAATAGCTATTATTTTAAGTTTACTTATCGGAGGTGTTACATTTACCGGATCAATGATTGCATTTGGAAAACTGCAGGGAATCGTTACCGGTAAAGTTGTAAGATATCCATTGCAGCATCCTCTTAATGCATTGCTTGCATTATTTGTTCTTGGAGCGGGAGCTTATGTTGTGATAAATCCTTCGATGATGAGTATCGTTATTCTTATTACTGTTGTTTCATTGGTTCTCGGTGTTTTGTTGGTGCTTCCGATAGGCGGTGCTGATATGCCGGTCGCGATATCTTTGTTAAATTCTTATTCCGGGTTAGCTGGTTCGACCACCGGATTTGTGCTGGCTAATAATGAATTAATAATTGCAGGTGCTCTTGTTGGTGCTTCGGGTATTATTCTGACTAACATCATGTGTAAAGCAATGAACCGTTCTTTGATGAATGTTGTACTTGGCGGCTGGGCAAATGCTGGTGCAGCTGCAGCATCTTCAACAACATCTCCCAAAGGTGATGTTAAATCTATTGATGCTGAAGAGCTTGCAATGCTGCTTGATTCCGTAAGCAGTGTTATAATTGTTCCGGGATATGGAATGGCTGTTGGTCAGGCACAGCACGCTGTTCGTGATTTGGTAAATCTTTTGGAGAAAAAAGGTGTAAAAGTAAGATTTGCTATTCATCCGGTTGCTGGTAGAATGCCCGGACATATGAATGTGCTTCTTGCCGAAGCTCAGATTCCTTATGATAAACTTCTGGCTATGGAAGATATCAACGATGATTTTCCAAATACTGATGTTGTGATTGTTATTGGTGCTAACGATGTTGTTAATCCGGCTGCACGGCATGATAAGAACAGCCCTATTTACGGAATGCCTATACTTAATGTTGACTATGCAAAAACCGTTATTATTAACAAACGCTCTATGAATGTTGGTTATGCCGGTATTGAAAATGAACTTTTCTTTTACCCAAATGCACTTATGTATTTTGGTGATTCAAAAGAAGCGATAAGCAAACTTGTTAATGAAATAAAAAATCTATAA
- a CDS encoding ROK family protein, which translates to MLKNTPMTKSEKYALGVDIGGTNIKIGIVSDRGKLIKSHSVKTQPESGPKKVISNICKGIDETLEKNKLKIQGIGVGCPGVVQIKKGIVENAPNLPGWKNVKLGQILKNRYGYKIHIENDANAAAIGELIFGAGKKFDSFVMVTLGTGVGGGIVFDKKIFRGEFGAAGEVGHISIDINGPKCNCGSTGCIEAYAGNAYLREIVRSELPEHRDSEIWRLIENDLSKVSPKIIQLAAEKNDAYAKFVIERMGRQLGAALASLSNLLDISTFIIGGGVAGFGKPLFDSTRKTIANRVLLPLRQRVLVIPAKLKNEAGIKGASSLVFYNN; encoded by the coding sequence ATGTTAAAGAATACACCAATGACTAAATCTGAAAAATATGCTTTAGGTGTTGATATCGGAGGTACTAATATCAAGATCGGTATTGTATCTGACCGCGGAAAATTAATTAAAAGTCATTCAGTTAAAACACAGCCTGAAAGCGGTCCGAAAAAAGTTATCTCTAATATCTGTAAAGGTATTGATGAAACACTTGAGAAAAACAAACTAAAGATTCAGGGAATTGGTGTCGGCTGTCCGGGTGTTGTGCAAATTAAAAAAGGCATTGTTGAAAATGCACCTAATCTGCCGGGCTGGAAAAATGTAAAGCTTGGACAAATACTTAAAAACAGATATGGATATAAAATTCATATTGAAAACGATGCTAATGCTGCAGCTATAGGCGAATTGATTTTTGGCGCTGGTAAAAAGTTTGACTCGTTTGTAATGGTAACACTTGGTACTGGTGTCGGCGGTGGAATTGTTTTCGATAAAAAAATATTCAGGGGTGAGTTTGGAGCTGCTGGCGAAGTTGGACATATTTCTATTGATATTAATGGACCTAAATGTAATTGCGGATCAACAGGCTGTATTGAAGCTTATGCCGGTAATGCGTATTTAAGAGAAATTGTGAGAAGCGAATTACCGGAACACCGTGATTCGGAAATATGGAGGTTAATTGAAAATGATTTATCTAAAGTATCTCCGAAAATAATTCAGCTTGCTGCTGAGAAAAATGATGCTTATGCAAAATTTGTTATTGAAAGAATGGGCAGACAACTCGGTGCTGCTTTAGCATCTTTAAGCAATCTGCTTGATATTAGTACATTTATAATCGGAGGCGGCGTTGCAGGTTTTGGTAAACCTTTGTTCGATTCAACCAGAAAAACTATTGCAAACAGAGTACTGTTACCTTTAAGACAAAGAGTTTTAGTTATACCTGCTAAATTAAAAAATGAAGCTGGAATAAAAGGCGCATCTTCGTTGGTGTTTTATAACAACTAA
- a CDS encoding putative LPS assembly protein LptD, which produces MLIKRNYSFYLLSFLAFFLLQEKFFSQQTDSLIVSSDSILTLTDTLSIPKPSGKTFDVDTTVFAASKDSLIFFVKEKKMNIYGKSSINYKITEIKSENIFIDFNSNNINAVGVPSDTLEGKLDGTPVLKEGTEVYEGQTMKYNFKTGQGIISLAKTEQDGSSYTGTKIKKVDKETYFIEDGIFTTCDDKECPHYYFTASKMKVIHKEQLIAEWIFINFGGVPLPIPLPFAVFPIESGRRSGIIPPTFGSDGLYGTYFSRFGYFWAINDYTDVNLTADYYTRGSFKLDSRFRYSKRYNYSGNVEGSYGRFVLGEETDANRSESTDWRIRWNHNQTITPTSRFDAKLEFLSGNKIQRNISDVNELLRNEAFSNATYFKQWEESGNSMSISYSRTQNFENNNISEVLPSLSFSLAQKYPFRKNTGGQEWYESFGFNYSGQFQNNREKIAGHLNIRGGIQHNINASLSPKIGYFSISPNFRYNESWYNKRIERSPAVDDSGKYFIKTDDVNEINLVRTFSMGVSASTKFYGMFNIRSLGIEAIRHIVTPSLSYNYSPDFSTPFWGYYDSYVDSSGKIVEYNKFEREIFSKPSGQEQQSISFSVGNVFEMKTKTDPTDTTSKANKIKLLDVRANISYNFAAKEFKFSNLNLQYQTQVSDIFNMQASTSFSPYDYDEKGNVNKYLIDQGKGLLRLTNLSFSMSFSISGERIKSTETDTRTTLQQDQYLQASERSIYQGLYNEKEADFSIPWDLSLNYNYNESRPLPSRINKNSNISGSFNFNLTPKWKFSVTSSYDLTRHEFSAPQIRISRDLHCWVMNFTWNPIGTFRGYNFEIRVKAPQLQDLKVTKRDQFFEGR; this is translated from the coding sequence ATGTTGATTAAAAGAAATTATAGTTTTTACTTGTTGTCGTTTCTTGCTTTTTTTCTTTTGCAGGAAAAATTCTTTTCACAGCAAACCGATTCATTAATAGTCTCTTCTGATTCCATATTAACTTTAACTGATACTTTATCAATTCCAAAACCATCCGGCAAAACCTTTGATGTTGATACTACTGTTTTTGCTGCATCAAAAGATTCATTGATATTTTTTGTTAAAGAAAAAAAAATGAATATATACGGAAAGAGCAGTATTAACTATAAGATTACCGAGATTAAAAGTGAAAATATATTTATTGACTTTAACTCAAATAATATAAATGCTGTGGGAGTTCCCTCCGATACTCTTGAAGGTAAACTTGACGGTACTCCTGTACTTAAAGAAGGTACTGAAGTGTACGAAGGTCAAACTATGAAATATAATTTTAAAACAGGGCAGGGGATTATTTCATTAGCAAAGACAGAGCAGGATGGCTCAAGTTATACCGGTACAAAGATTAAAAAAGTTGATAAAGAAACTTACTTTATTGAGGATGGCATTTTTACAACCTGCGACGATAAGGAGTGTCCTCATTATTATTTTACCGCAAGTAAGATGAAGGTGATTCATAAAGAACAACTAATTGCTGAGTGGATTTTTATAAATTTTGGCGGTGTACCTTTACCGATACCATTACCTTTTGCGGTTTTTCCGATTGAATCCGGCAGAAGATCAGGCATTATCCCTCCAACGTTTGGTTCTGATGGATTATATGGAACATATTTCTCAAGGTTTGGTTATTTCTGGGCGATTAATGATTATACAGATGTGAATCTTACTGCTGATTATTATACTCGCGGAAGCTTTAAACTTGATTCAAGATTTCGATATTCGAAACGTTATAATTATTCCGGTAATGTTGAAGGAAGTTATGGGAGATTTGTACTTGGTGAAGAAACAGATGCAAACAGATCTGAAAGTACCGATTGGCGGATTCGCTGGAATCATAATCAGACAATTACACCAACATCTCGTTTTGATGCTAAACTTGAATTCTTATCGGGTAATAAAATCCAGCGTAACATAAGTGATGTTAACGAACTTCTCAGGAATGAAGCATTCTCAAATGCAACTTACTTCAAACAGTGGGAAGAATCAGGCAACAGTATGTCAATCAGTTATTCAAGAACACAGAACTTTGAGAATAATAATATTTCTGAAGTTCTGCCAAGTCTGTCTTTTTCACTTGCACAAAAATATCCGTTCAGGAAAAATACTGGCGGGCAGGAATGGTATGAAAGTTTTGGATTTAATTATTCAGGTCAGTTTCAGAATAACAGGGAGAAAATAGCTGGTCATCTTAATATCAGAGGCGGAATACAACATAACATTAATGCGTCATTATCTCCGAAGATCGGTTACTTTAGTATTTCTCCAAATTTCAGGTATAATGAAAGCTGGTATAATAAGCGTATTGAGAGATCACCTGCTGTCGATGATTCAGGTAAATATTTTATTAAGACAGATGATGTAAATGAAATTAATTTGGTCAGAACTTTTTCGATGGGTGTTTCTGCCTCAACTAAATTTTATGGAATGTTTAATATCAGATCGCTTGGAATTGAAGCAATAAGACATATTGTAACACCATCGCTCAGTTATAATTATTCACCTGATTTTTCTACTCCATTTTGGGGTTATTATGATTCTTATGTTGATTCATCAGGTAAGATTGTTGAATACAACAAATTTGAGAGAGAAATATTCAGTAAACCTTCAGGACAGGAACAGCAGAGTATTAGTTTTTCAGTCGGGAATGTTTTTGAGATGAAAACAAAAACTGATCCAACTGATACAACATCAAAAGCAAATAAGATTAAATTGTTGGATGTACGAGCCAATATAAGTTATAACTTTGCTGCTAAGGAATTCAAATTTTCCAATTTGAATTTACAATATCAGACACAGGTAAGTGATATATTCAATATGCAGGCTTCTACTTCATTTTCTCCTTACGACTATGATGAGAAAGGAAATGTTAATAAATATTTAATCGATCAGGGTAAAGGATTATTGAGATTAACCAACTTAAGTTTTTCGATGTCTTTCTCAATTTCAGGTGAAAGAATTAAATCAACCGAAACAGATACACGAACGACACTACAGCAGGATCAATATTTACAAGCATCTGAAAGAAGTATTTATCAGGGATTGTATAATGAGAAGGAAGCTGATTTTTCTATTCCGTGGGATCTTTCGCTAAATTATAATTACAACGAATCGCGTCCCTTACCATCAAGAATTAATAAGAACTCAAATATAAGCGGAAGCTTTAATTTTAATCTAACTCCGAAGTGGAAGTTTTCCGTTACAAGCAGCTATGATTTAACCAGACATGAATTTTCAGCACCGCAGATAAGAATCTCGCGTGATCTACACTGCTGGGTTATGAACTTTACCTGGAATCCAATAGGTACTTTCCGGGGATATAACTTTGAGATTAGAGTTAAAGCACCTCAGTTACAGGATCTTAAAGTAACAAAACGTGATCAGTTCTTTGAAGGAAGATAA
- a CDS encoding DUF5103 domain-containing protein, with protein MKKIFVLFLALSFSYSFPQEVVIKSLKTFVQGTPDIIPVLSKPGDRLVIEFDVKSDYPPNINILFKFCDRNWNPTNNIFLLNQGNNTAYTLDYFSLPTTVEDAKYHYTNLFPDKNGYVSFPFSGKWRFFIVDSQDTSIVFAEGKFYALKNQVMLQSKAIRETLDDKTYYPPQLGHTYWVTTEAQPKDDFFPFFIDEVEIIVNHLLYNPIKVQRTSTDHNRVFEWDGGSKIKFIAKDVRPGNEYRQLNLMDVNIYNSKNVKAQFDGMEYSRFLLQSFKDNNGSFTLKYPKDMYSTYMNVLFQIKPPQEVYGDVYLVGAFNDWKLSDNNKMKFNGDHYELSLELKRGIYDYQYVVVNGDYKDVTNQDWIILEGNNWQTTDDLNIFLWYRDPEYGGYDKIIGYTIIQTR; from the coding sequence GTGAAAAAAATATTTGTTTTATTTCTGGCTCTGTCTTTTTCCTACAGCTTTCCGCAAGAAGTTGTAATTAAGAGCTTAAAAACTTTTGTTCAGGGCACTCCTGATATTATTCCGGTTTTAAGTAAACCCGGTGACAGGTTAGTAATCGAATTTGATGTTAAATCAGATTATCCGCCAAACATTAATATTTTATTTAAATTTTGTGATAGGAACTGGAATCCTACAAATAACATTTTTTTATTAAATCAGGGGAATAACACCGCATATACGCTGGATTATTTTTCTCTGCCTACTACTGTTGAAGATGCAAAATATCATTACACTAATTTGTTTCCGGATAAAAATGGCTACGTTAGTTTTCCATTCTCAGGTAAATGGCGTTTTTTCATTGTTGATTCACAGGATACTTCAATTGTGTTTGCCGAAGGAAAATTTTATGCATTAAAAAATCAGGTTATGCTGCAATCAAAGGCTATCAGAGAAACATTGGATGATAAAACATATTATCCTCCTCAGCTTGGTCATACTTATTGGGTTACAACCGAAGCTCAGCCTAAAGATGATTTCTTTCCCTTTTTTATCGACGAGGTTGAAATTATAGTTAATCATCTTCTCTATAATCCAATCAAAGTTCAAAGAACTTCAACTGATCATAACAGGGTTTTTGAATGGGACGGAGGATCAAAAATAAAATTTATTGCTAAAGATGTAAGACCCGGCAATGAATACAGACAGTTAAATCTGATGGATGTAAATATATATAACTCAAAGAACGTAAAAGCTCAGTTTGATGGGATGGAATATTCAAGGTTTTTATTGCAGAGTTTTAAAGATAACAACGGAAGCTTTACGCTTAAATACCCTAAAGATATGTATTCGACCTATATGAATGTTCTTTTTCAGATTAAACCACCGCAGGAAGTTTATGGCGATGTTTATCTTGTTGGTGCTTTTAATGATTGGAAATTATCCGACAATAATAAAATGAAATTTAATGGTGATCATTACGAACTTTCTCTTGAGCTAAAACGCGGTATTTATGATTATCAGTATGTTGTTGTTAATGGCGACTATAAAGATGTTACTAATCAGGACTGGATAATTTTGGAAGGTAACAACTGGCAGACAACTGATGATCTTAATATTTTCCTCTGGTACCGCGATCCTGAATACGGCGGCTACGATAAAATAATTGGTTATACAATAATTCAAACAAGATAA
- a CDS encoding NYN domain-containing protein — MTGYIIDGNNLIGKISSLSKIQKKDKQASREKLALMIERFFHDKKTNVSLHFDGYPGIKINAGKIKLIYSESNTADEKIKNQIEKSKSPGTITVITSDSNLGQFAKVCSCKVIKSEDFARQLNCNKSDKDEQSIIDSMKNDDEFKKLFGV, encoded by the coding sequence GTGACGGGTTATATAATAGACGGAAATAATCTTATCGGTAAAATTAGCAGTCTCTCAAAAATTCAGAAAAAGGACAAACAAGCTTCAAGAGAAAAACTTGCCTTAATGATAGAACGATTTTTTCACGATAAAAAGACTAATGTTAGTCTGCATTTTGATGGATATCCCGGGATAAAGATAAACGCCGGAAAAATTAAATTGATATACTCAGAAAGTAATACAGCAGATGAAAAAATTAAAAATCAAATTGAAAAATCTAAATCACCTGGAACAATAACAGTTATTACTTCTGATTCCAATCTTGGTCAGTTTGCAAAAGTATGTTCCTGCAAAGTAATTAAAAGCGAAGATTTCGCCAGACAGTTAAACTGTAATAAATCAGATAAGGATGAACAATCAATAATTGACTCAATGAAAAATGATGATGAGTTTAAAAAATTGTTTGGTGTTTAA
- a CDS encoding Gfo/Idh/MocA family oxidoreductase, giving the protein MKKLNVGVIGVGHLGKLHTKMFTHISNCSLVGVFDLNYELAKTTAAEFNTTAFHSMDELLENVEAVSIAATTSAHYETAKRCFEKNIHVFVEKPITSAIEQGEELVKTAKERNLKFQIGHIERFNPGLISLESFISDPMFIQSDRLSQFNPRGTDVAVVLDLMIHDIDIILSFIKSEVKQIDANGVAVVSDHIDIANARIQFENGAVANVTASRISQKKMRKMRIFQKDHYISLDFVTGASEIYRLLPVDQPALPTSISFGEIGVGDKKKRLIYEQPEIKEVNALNYELQLFVDAVLNDKKIVVTGEDGLRALKVAEIIIQKIEQSKGN; this is encoded by the coding sequence ATGAAAAAACTAAATGTTGGTGTAATTGGAGTTGGTCATCTTGGTAAACTGCATACAAAAATGTTTACTCATATTTCCAATTGTAGCTTAGTTGGTGTATTTGATTTAAATTATGAGCTGGCTAAAACAACTGCCGCTGAGTTTAATACTACTGCTTTTCATTCAATGGATGAATTGCTTGAAAATGTTGAGGCAGTTTCAATTGCTGCAACAACAAGTGCACATTACGAAACTGCTAAAAGATGCTTTGAAAAGAACATCCATGTATTTGTGGAAAAACCAATCACTTCTGCAATAGAGCAGGGCGAGGAATTAGTTAAGACTGCTAAAGAAAGAAATCTGAAATTTCAGATAGGTCATATTGAAAGATTTAATCCGGGATTAATTTCTCTTGAATCTTTTATATCTGATCCGATGTTTATCCAATCGGACAGGCTTTCACAATTTAATCCCCGCGGAACAGATGTTGCTGTTGTATTGGATTTAATGATCCATGATATAGATATTATTTTAAGTTTTATAAAAAGCGAAGTAAAACAGATAGATGCAAACGGTGTTGCAGTAGTTTCGGATCATATCGATATTGCAAATGCAAGGATACAATTTGAAAACGGAGCTGTTGCAAATGTTACCGCAAGCAGAATATCGCAGAAGAAAATGCGTAAGATGCGTATCTTTCAGAAGGATCATTATATCTCACTTGATTTCGTAACCGGTGCATCAGAAATATACCGTTTACTTCCGGTTGATCAGCCGGCTTTACCAACTTCAATTTCTTTTGGAGAAATTGGTGTTGGCGATAAAAAGAAAAGGCTTATTTATGAGCAGCCCGAAATTAAAGAAGTAAATGCACTTAATTATGAACTTCAGCTTTTTGTGGATGCGGTCCTGAATGATAAAAAAATTGTTGTTACAGGCGAAGACGGTTTACGAGCGCTTAAAGTTGCTGAAATTATAATTCAAAAAATCGAACAATCAAAAGGAAACTAA